One Nocardioidaceae bacterium SCSIO 66511 genomic window carries:
- a CDS encoding DUF5998 family protein, which translates to MADRYEQIATDRWGALREAIQQTGYYPNVVTEGMVDALAGEAVEAYVLHHEPTFDREEIRRHLTVLVMTGSRLVLTHTDEHPPDDLLPEPYTSTTTEAVPLGSISSVVTTRMVAASPTEPDGGGPTREAVITIGWGGVSRVDLEPAQCSDPTCDADHGYSGNITGDDFTLRLSATADGDDAVAQLLDFGRRLSAATAGR; encoded by the coding sequence ATGGCAGACAGGTACGAGCAGATCGCCACCGACCGCTGGGGCGCTCTCCGCGAGGCGATCCAGCAGACGGGCTACTACCCGAACGTCGTCACCGAGGGCATGGTCGACGCACTCGCCGGTGAGGCGGTCGAGGCGTACGTGCTGCACCACGAGCCGACGTTCGATCGCGAAGAGATCCGCCGCCACCTGACGGTGCTCGTGATGACCGGCAGCCGGCTCGTACTCACCCACACCGATGAGCACCCACCCGACGACCTGCTGCCCGAGCCGTACACCTCGACCACGACCGAGGCGGTCCCACTCGGGTCGATCTCGTCGGTCGTCACCACGCGAATGGTCGCGGCGTCGCCGACCGAGCCGGACGGCGGCGGGCCGACCCGTGAGGCGGTCATCACCATCGGGTGGGGCGGCGTCAGCCGGGTCGACCTCGAGCCCGCACAGTGCTCCGACCCCACCTGCGACGCCGACCACGGCTACTCCGGCAACATCACCGGTGACGACTTCACCCTGCGGCTATCGGCGACCGCCGACGGCGACGATGCCGTCGCTCAGCTCCTCGACTTCGGGCGCCGGCTCTCGGCGGCCACGGCCGGTCGCTGA
- a CDS encoding LppX_LprAFG lipoprotein produces the protein MLNRAPRRNSAVFAAVLALAATTACSGDDSESSGDPEERLAAARTVIDEAESIELSLETSDLPSDVEGIISAEGVGTHAPAFDGKAEVRAFGITGEVPVVAVDSEVYFKLPFKSGYETFDVAKYDAPDPAELLSTDDGITSMITSLESVEAGETELDGETKVTPIDGTLPGSAVRKLFPSVDESAEFDVSFRLDGDDVMRDAKISGPFYPDEDDLTYTIALEASDESVDISAPS, from the coding sequence GTGCTGAACCGCGCCCCCAGACGTAACTCCGCCGTGTTCGCGGCTGTTCTCGCCCTCGCCGCGACGACCGCCTGCAGCGGCGACGACTCCGAGTCGAGCGGCGACCCCGAGGAGCGCCTGGCCGCGGCGCGTACGGTCATCGACGAGGCCGAGAGCATCGAGCTGAGCCTCGAGACGTCGGATCTACCCTCCGACGTCGAGGGCATCATCTCGGCCGAGGGTGTCGGTACCCACGCACCCGCGTTCGACGGCAAAGCAGAGGTGCGCGCGTTCGGCATCACCGGCGAGGTGCCGGTGGTCGCCGTCGACAGCGAGGTGTACTTCAAGCTGCCGTTCAAATCCGGCTACGAGACGTTCGACGTCGCGAAGTACGACGCCCCCGACCCCGCAGAGCTGTTGAGCACCGACGACGGGATCACCTCGATGATCACGTCGCTGGAGTCCGTCGAGGCCGGCGAGACCGAGCTCGACGGCGAGACGAAGGTGACGCCGATCGACGGCACGCTGCCGGGCTCCGCGGTCCGCAAGCTGTTCCCGTCGGTCGACGAGTCGGCAGAGTTCGACGTCAGCTTCCGCCTCGACGGCGACGACGTCATGCGTGACGCGAAGATCAGCGGGCCGTTCTACCCCGACGAGGACGACCTCACGTACACCATCGCGTTGGAGGCGTCGGACGAGTCGGTCGACATCTCCGCGCCTTCCTGA
- a CDS encoding NAD(P)H-dependent oxidoreductase produces the protein MKIGIIIGSIRDGRIGEHVAAWVEKAAANRSDAEYGVLDLKDFDIPLLTSSTVPSAANRQYDSTNVTRWSQAIDAYDAFVFITPEYNHGIPGAFKNAFDSLGPEWTDKTVGFVSYGADGGVRATEQWRQVTANLHMYDVRASVALGLFTDFDETGFAPQERREAELSAMLDELTRLTSRLS, from the coding sequence ATGAAGATCGGCATCATCATCGGATCCATCCGCGACGGCCGCATCGGCGAGCACGTGGCCGCGTGGGTCGAGAAGGCCGCCGCGAACCGGTCCGACGCCGAATACGGGGTCCTCGACCTCAAGGACTTCGACATTCCGCTCCTCACCTCGTCGACCGTCCCGAGTGCCGCGAACAGGCAGTACGACTCGACGAACGTCACGCGCTGGAGCCAGGCGATCGACGCGTACGACGCCTTCGTCTTCATCACTCCGGAGTACAACCACGGAATCCCCGGCGCGTTCAAGAACGCCTTCGACAGCCTCGGCCCCGAGTGGACGGACAAGACGGTCGGGTTCGTCTCCTACGGCGCCGACGGCGGCGTACGCGCCACCGAGCAGTGGCGCCAGGTCACCGCCAACCTGCACATGTACGACGTACGCGCCAGCGTCGCACTCGGCCTGTTCACCGACTTCGACGAGACCGGATTCGCACCGCAGGAGCGTCGCGAAGCCGAGCTGTCGGCGATGCTCGACGAGCTCACCCGGTTGACGTCCAGGCTGAGCTGA
- a CDS encoding DNA topoisomerase IV subunit A: protein MPRRTTIQPDEFDEHIVDIDVGEEMRESYLEYAYSVIYSRAIPDARDGLKPVQRRTLYTMADLSLWPDRGHVKSARVVGEVMGRLHPHGDSAIYDALVRLVQPWTMRLPHIDGHGNFGSPDDPPAAMRYTECRMAPAAVAMTASIDEDTVDFRANYDSREFEPSVLPAALPNLLVNGSSGIAVGMATNIAPHNLVEVVQALRHLIVNPDAGLDDLMRFVPGPDLPTGGKIVGLDGIRDAYATGRGSFKMRASTRIENVTARRKGIVVTELPYNVGAEKVIERIKTLVQSKRLKGIADIANLTDGEKGLHLVIELKSGFNPEAVLEQLFKLTPMEDSFGINAVALVDGQPRTLGLKEMLEVFLQHRYDVVRRRSAFRRSKASDRLHLVDGLLIALLDIDEVIQVIRSSDDTEAARTRLMQVFDLSETQANYILEMPLRRLTKFSRIELEKEQSELRQTIEQLDALLNDENLLRNAVSDELAEVAKQHGTPRRTVLLESAGQTVSAAVPLEVADDPCYVLLSTTGLLARTADDTGVPSGGGRSKHDTITSAVRATARGEVGVLTRSGELHKLDVLDLPGLPSTASAPHLRGGAPVSEFLAVAADDVVCLVSFVGESPGLAIGTRDGVVKRVRDEYLGKDSWEVISLKGDDRIVGARQLATGEEELCFVTSDAHLLHFNASLVRPQGRSGGGVAGVKLADGATVVSFTAFTPADDAVVATVAGSPDALPGTEAGTAKVTPFEEYPSKGRATGGVRCHRFLKGEGTLLVAWAGRGPAMASARSGSPVDLPPAEGRRDGSGVPAAQPVVAVSGPAAHLVPGGDE, encoded by the coding sequence ATGCCCCGACGCACGACCATCCAGCCGGACGAGTTCGACGAGCACATCGTCGATATCGACGTCGGCGAGGAGATGCGCGAGAGCTACCTCGAGTACGCGTACTCGGTCATCTACTCGCGCGCCATCCCTGATGCGCGCGACGGTCTCAAGCCCGTACAACGGCGCACGCTCTACACGATGGCCGATCTCAGCCTGTGGCCAGACCGCGGCCATGTGAAGTCTGCCCGCGTCGTCGGCGAGGTGATGGGTCGGCTCCACCCACACGGCGACAGCGCCATCTACGACGCCCTCGTACGCCTGGTGCAGCCGTGGACGATGCGGCTTCCCCACATCGACGGCCACGGAAACTTCGGCTCGCCCGACGATCCGCCGGCGGCCATGCGCTATACCGAGTGCCGGATGGCGCCCGCGGCGGTGGCGATGACGGCGTCGATCGACGAGGACACCGTCGACTTCCGCGCCAACTACGACAGCCGCGAGTTCGAACCGAGCGTCCTGCCCGCGGCGCTGCCGAATCTGCTGGTCAACGGCTCGTCCGGCATCGCGGTCGGCATGGCCACGAACATCGCTCCGCACAACCTGGTCGAGGTCGTGCAGGCTCTTCGCCACCTGATCGTCAACCCCGACGCGGGTCTCGACGACCTGATGCGGTTCGTCCCTGGCCCCGATCTGCCCACCGGCGGCAAGATCGTCGGCCTCGACGGCATCCGAGACGCGTACGCGACCGGCCGTGGTTCGTTCAAGATGCGCGCATCGACCCGGATCGAGAATGTCACCGCCCGCCGCAAGGGCATCGTCGTCACCGAGCTGCCCTACAACGTAGGCGCCGAGAAGGTGATCGAACGGATCAAGACGCTCGTGCAGTCCAAGCGGCTCAAGGGCATCGCCGACATCGCCAACCTGACCGACGGCGAGAAGGGTCTCCACCTCGTCATCGAGCTGAAGAGCGGTTTCAACCCAGAAGCGGTTCTGGAGCAGCTGTTCAAGCTGACACCGATGGAGGACTCCTTCGGCATCAACGCCGTCGCGCTCGTCGACGGCCAGCCGCGCACGCTCGGTCTCAAGGAGATGCTGGAGGTCTTCCTCCAGCATCGCTACGACGTCGTACGCCGCCGCAGCGCGTTCCGCCGCAGCAAGGCGAGCGACCGGCTGCACCTGGTCGACGGTCTGCTGATCGCCCTCCTCGACATCGACGAGGTCATCCAGGTCATCCGCAGCAGTGACGACACCGAGGCGGCGCGTACCCGGTTGATGCAGGTCTTCGACCTCAGCGAGACACAGGCCAACTACATCCTCGAGATGCCGCTGCGCCGGCTGACCAAGTTCTCCCGGATCGAGCTGGAGAAGGAGCAGTCCGAGCTGCGCCAGACCATCGAGCAGCTCGACGCGCTGCTGAACGACGAAAACCTCCTGCGCAACGCCGTCTCCGACGAACTGGCCGAGGTCGCAAAGCAACACGGCACCCCGCGGCGCACGGTGCTGCTGGAGTCCGCCGGCCAGACCGTGAGCGCGGCCGTTCCGCTCGAGGTCGCCGACGACCCGTGCTACGTACTCCTGTCGACCACCGGTCTGCTCGCGCGCACCGCCGACGACACAGGCGTCCCCAGCGGCGGCGGACGCTCCAAGCACGACACGATCACGTCCGCGGTACGTGCGACGGCGCGCGGCGAGGTCGGCGTACTCACCAGGTCGGGAGAGCTGCACAAGCTCGACGTACTCGATCTGCCCGGCCTACCGTCGACCGCTTCCGCACCGCATCTGCGCGGCGGGGCACCCGTCTCGGAGTTCCTTGCCGTCGCTGCCGACGATGTCGTGTGCCTGGTGAGCTTCGTCGGCGAGAGCCCCGGGCTTGCCATCGGCACCCGCGACGGTGTCGTCAAACGCGTCCGCGACGAGTACCTCGGCAAGGACTCGTGGGAGGTCATATCGCTCAAGGGCGACGACCGGATCGTCGGCGCTCGCCAGCTGGCAACCGGCGAAGAAGAGTTGTGCTTCGTCACCTCCGACGCCCACCTGCTGCACTTCAACGCCTCGCTCGTACGCCCGCAGGGCCGCTCCGGCGGCGGAGTCGCGGGTGTCAAGCTCGCAGACGGTGCGACGGTCGTCTCGTTCACCGCGTTCACGCCCGCCGACGACGCCGTCGTCGCGACGGTCGCCGGCTCCCCCGATGCGCTCCCGGGTACCGAAGCCGGCACCGCGAAGGTGACCCCGTTCGAGGAGTACCCGAGCAAGGGTCGTGCTACCGGCGGCGTGCGATGCCACCGGTTCCTCAAGGGCGAAGGCACGCTCCTCGTCGCCTGGGCCGGTAGAGGACCGGCGATGGCCAGCGCCAGAAGCGGGTCCCCGGTCGACCTACCGCCGGCAGAAGGGCGCCGCGACGGATCCGGCGTCCCGGCCGCGCAACCGGTCGTCGCCGTCTCCGGTCCGGCCGCACACCTCGTACCGGGAGGCGACGAATGA
- a CDS encoding TetR/AcrR family transcriptional regulator yields MALPRTARHRWIDEGLRALAAGGPEAVRVEALAQTLGVTKGGFYGYFADRRALLTELLDAWERDVTDDIVARVDERGGAAEGRLRRLFEIVDDGEGLATGITTDLAIRDWARRDSEVAERLRRVDNRRMDYLRSLFRAICSDEDDVEARSLIAFSLYIARPLMVVDHDGRSEADMRALTNEWLLRPAM; encoded by the coding sequence ATGGCACTACCGCGCACCGCGCGTCATCGGTGGATCGACGAGGGTCTGCGAGCGCTGGCGGCCGGCGGCCCCGAGGCCGTCCGGGTCGAAGCACTCGCCCAGACTCTCGGCGTGACCAAAGGCGGGTTCTACGGGTACTTCGCAGACCGCCGCGCACTGCTCACGGAGCTACTCGACGCCTGGGAGCGCGACGTCACCGACGACATCGTCGCGCGGGTCGATGAGCGTGGTGGCGCCGCCGAGGGCAGACTTCGGCGCCTCTTCGAGATCGTCGACGACGGCGAGGGCCTCGCCACCGGCATCACGACCGACCTTGCGATCCGCGACTGGGCACGACGAGATTCCGAGGTAGCCGAGCGTCTTCGCCGGGTGGACAACCGGCGAATGGACTACCTGCGCTCGTTGTTTCGCGCGATCTGCAGCGACGAGGACGACGTGGAGGCTCGGTCCCTGATCGCCTTCTCGCTGTACATCGCTCGCCCCTTGATGGTCGTCGACCACGACGGTCGCAGCGAGGCCGATATGCGCGCCCTGACCAACGAATGGCTGCTTCGCCCAGCGATGTGA
- a CDS encoding alkaline phosphatase family protein: protein MPLHHPAGVVLPAYDGRSISQLVRSAGAATGGEPNPLGLPSAPRYVLVLIDGLGSDLLAANAEYAPYLAGLQDDPLTCGTPSTTATSLTSLGTGLPPGSHGVVGYTSLIPGTRRILNALKWNADVDPLEWQPHPTVLSEVDANGTSVVVVNSARFEGTGLTVCSQRGVPYHGISSTWERLDATVEACESAPRSLIYTYESTLDHLGHEHGCTSQKWRDRLSEVDADMQRLREALPSDAALVVTADHGMIDLPVEGRFDVEARPELLDDVLVFAGEARFRQLYVRTGAADEVAARWRAHCGDRAIVATRDEAEDAGWFGTVEPHVRPRIGDVLIASLGDFALFSSRWFGVELKMVGFHGSLTATEMTVPLLVDAPT, encoded by the coding sequence ATGCCGTTGCACCATCCTGCGGGCGTCGTCCTGCCTGCGTACGACGGAAGAAGTATCAGCCAGCTCGTCCGCAGCGCGGGGGCGGCGACCGGAGGCGAACCGAACCCGCTCGGGCTCCCGAGCGCACCGCGATACGTCCTGGTACTCATCGACGGGCTCGGAAGCGACCTGCTCGCAGCGAACGCCGAGTACGCGCCGTACCTCGCCGGTCTCCAAGACGATCCGCTCACCTGCGGCACACCGTCGACGACCGCCACCAGCCTCACCTCGCTCGGCACCGGGCTCCCACCCGGGAGTCATGGAGTGGTGGGCTACACCTCGCTCATACCGGGTACACGCCGCATCCTGAATGCGCTGAAGTGGAACGCAGACGTCGACCCGCTCGAATGGCAGCCGCATCCCACCGTGCTGTCGGAGGTCGACGCGAACGGTACGTCGGTCGTCGTGGTCAACTCGGCGCGGTTCGAGGGCACCGGGCTCACCGTTTGCAGCCAGCGCGGCGTGCCGTACCACGGCATCTCCAGCACGTGGGAGCGCCTGGATGCCACCGTCGAGGCGTGCGAGTCAGCGCCGCGCAGTCTCATCTACACCTACGAGTCGACGCTCGACCACCTCGGGCACGAGCACGGCTGCACCTCGCAGAAGTGGCGCGACCGGCTCAGTGAGGTCGATGCCGATATGCAGCGCCTGCGCGAGGCACTTCCGTCCGACGCCGCATTGGTCGTGACCGCCGACCACGGCATGATCGACCTGCCGGTCGAAGGCCGGTTCGATGTCGAGGCGAGGCCGGAGCTGCTCGACGATGTCCTCGTCTTCGCCGGCGAGGCGCGCTTCCGCCAGCTGTACGTACGCACCGGTGCTGCCGACGAGGTCGCCGCGCGGTGGCGCGCGCATTGCGGCGACCGGGCGATCGTGGCCACCCGCGACGAGGCGGAGGACGCGGGTTGGTTCGGCACCGTCGAGCCGCACGTACGTCCGCGAATCGGTGACGTGCTGATCGCATCGCTGGGCGACTTCGCACTGTTCTCGTCGCGTTGGTTCGGTGTCGAGCTGAAGATGGTGGGGTTCCACGGTTCGCTGACCGCGACCGAGATGACCGTACCGCTGTTGGTGGATGCGCCAACCTGA
- a CDS encoding DUF6463 family protein, which yields MTLTATREVKRSVLAGTAGWIAVAFGVVHTVVAPWGYRDYWETIVDEGPWDTLTLDHDPGAMGYNEAFWIGPGSFGVPVLLFGAFVVWINRRGERVPTGFGWALTVWAAFLCAVMPSSPAWALLLAGVLLGIAPRTQGSATL from the coding sequence ATGACCTTGACTGCTACTCGCGAGGTGAAAAGGTCGGTGCTTGCGGGCACAGCGGGATGGATCGCCGTCGCGTTCGGTGTCGTGCACACCGTCGTCGCGCCATGGGGCTACCGCGACTACTGGGAGACCATCGTCGACGAGGGTCCCTGGGACACGTTGACGCTTGATCACGACCCCGGTGCGATGGGGTACAACGAGGCGTTCTGGATCGGGCCGGGCAGCTTCGGGGTGCCCGTACTCCTGTTCGGGGCATTCGTGGTGTGGATCAACCGGCGCGGCGAGCGGGTTCCGACCGGTTTCGGCTGGGCCCTGACCGTCTGGGCAGCATTCCTCTGTGCAGTGATGCCGTCCTCGCCGGCGTGGGCGCTCCTCCTGGCGGGCGTACTGCTCGGCATCGCCCCTCGTACGCAGGGATCCGCGACACTCTGA
- a CDS encoding bifunctional GNAT family N-acetyltransferase/acetate--CoA ligase family protein, producing the protein MDGAPGYPRHWEADVVLRDGRAAQLRPITTDDAQGLIDFYARVSDESKYYRFFAPYPTLSNRDVERFTHVNYQSRVAFVVTIAKQIIAVGRYDAIDDREAEVAFLVEDAHQGRGLGQLLLEHLAQAGREREYEKFVAEILPENTRMIQVFREQGYEVEGSIEDGVMRLVFSIDPTDTAIGVMQAREHRAEAASIQRFMRARSVAVIGASRRQDTIGQMLIRNLVLADFTGAVYAVNPQAEAVSGLPAYGSVQEIPGDVDLAIIAVPAESVPEVVLDCAGKGVHGIVVISSGFAETGDEGRRRQRRLLGLVRSYGLRLVGPNCLGVINTDNATRINASLSPLMPPRGRVGFFCQSGALGVAILETVDRRGLGLSTFVSAGNRADVSGNDLLQYWEEDDATEVVLLYLESIGNPRKFSRIARRVGRRKPVVAVKSGRTTQGVPVGHAVQRTTAPQAAVDAMFRQAGVIQVDTLDEMFDVAQLLAHQPLPRGPRVAVVGNSDAMGLLVADAASAAGLQVREPIALGADANEDDFEEALDTAIEDPDVDSVVAVYVPPLNVSGEDVANVLAAVGEQSDKPIVSAFLGTEGVPELLRVPDVEGAAGRGSVPSYPAPESAVRALARVVAYAEWAGRPQGEHAHYDDVQTAPAHALLTRTLKEEPKGRELDLEETHELLAYYGIDLWTRHRVGSLDEAIAAGRELDWDVVLKATAPHLRTRPDLAHVWRNIDDEDDMRDAWALLTEIIDVPETADFVVQRMSAPGTPISIRAVEDPLFGPLVSFGLSGAPSELMGDRAYRIPPLTDVDAAAMVREIKSAPLLLGYRGSEPADVAAIEDLLQRVAELKDEQPELATLHLDLVLAGAHGTTVLNASARTAPSNDNRSEWFVRRMSRPVGLGDTMPS; encoded by the coding sequence ATGGACGGAGCCCCGGGTTACCCGCGGCACTGGGAGGCCGACGTCGTACTACGCGACGGCCGTGCCGCCCAGCTCCGCCCGATCACGACAGATGACGCGCAGGGGCTCATCGACTTCTACGCGCGGGTGTCCGACGAGTCCAAGTACTACCGCTTCTTCGCGCCGTACCCGACCCTGTCGAATCGCGACGTCGAGCGGTTCACCCATGTGAACTACCAGAGCCGGGTCGCCTTCGTCGTCACGATCGCGAAGCAGATCATCGCCGTCGGGCGCTATGACGCGATCGACGACCGTGAGGCCGAGGTTGCGTTCCTCGTCGAGGACGCGCATCAGGGTCGCGGGTTGGGGCAGCTGCTGCTCGAGCACCTCGCGCAGGCAGGCCGCGAACGCGAGTACGAGAAGTTCGTCGCCGAGATCCTGCCCGAGAACACCAGGATGATCCAGGTGTTCCGCGAGCAGGGCTACGAGGTCGAGGGTTCGATCGAAGACGGCGTGATGCGTCTCGTCTTCTCCATCGACCCCACTGACACGGCGATCGGCGTGATGCAGGCGCGCGAGCATCGGGCAGAAGCCGCGTCCATCCAGCGGTTCATGCGCGCGCGCAGCGTCGCCGTCATCGGGGCGAGTCGCCGCCAGGACACCATCGGCCAGATGCTGATCCGCAACCTCGTGCTGGCCGACTTCACCGGTGCGGTGTACGCCGTCAACCCGCAGGCCGAGGCGGTCTCCGGGCTCCCAGCGTACGGGTCGGTCCAGGAGATCCCCGGCGACGTCGACCTCGCCATCATTGCCGTACCCGCCGAGTCGGTGCCGGAGGTCGTACTCGACTGCGCGGGCAAGGGCGTGCACGGCATCGTCGTCATCTCCTCGGGGTTCGCCGAGACCGGCGACGAGGGTCGGCGACGGCAGCGCCGCCTGCTCGGGTTGGTGCGTAGCTACGGGCTCCGGCTGGTCGGTCCGAACTGCCTCGGCGTGATCAACACCGACAACGCGACCCGGATCAACGCGTCTCTGTCTCCGCTGATGCCGCCACGCGGTCGCGTCGGCTTCTTCTGCCAGTCCGGCGCCCTCGGTGTCGCGATCCTCGAGACCGTCGACCGGCGCGGCCTCGGCCTGTCGACGTTCGTGTCGGCCGGTAACCGCGCAGACGTTTCGGGTAACGACCTGTTGCAGTACTGGGAGGAGGACGACGCCACCGAGGTCGTCCTCCTCTACCTGGAGTCGATCGGCAACCCGCGAAAGTTCTCGCGCATCGCGCGCCGAGTCGGCCGACGCAAACCCGTCGTGGCGGTGAAGTCCGGGCGTACGACGCAGGGCGTGCCGGTGGGTCACGCAGTGCAGCGCACGACCGCGCCGCAGGCGGCCGTCGACGCGATGTTCCGGCAGGCCGGCGTGATCCAGGTCGACACGCTCGACGAGATGTTCGACGTCGCCCAGCTGCTCGCGCACCAACCCCTGCCGCGCGGCCCGCGAGTCGCCGTCGTCGGCAACTCCGACGCCATGGGCCTGCTCGTCGCCGACGCCGCGAGCGCCGCAGGGCTGCAGGTACGCGAGCCGATCGCACTCGGTGCCGACGCCAACGAGGACGACTTCGAGGAGGCTCTCGACACCGCGATCGAGGACCCCGATGTCGACTCGGTCGTCGCCGTGTACGTTCCGCCGCTCAACGTCTCCGGTGAAGACGTCGCGAATGTGCTCGCGGCAGTCGGCGAGCAGTCGGACAAGCCGATCGTGTCGGCGTTCCTCGGCACCGAGGGTGTGCCCGAGCTGCTGCGCGTACCCGACGTCGAGGGCGCTGCAGGGCGTGGCTCGGTGCCGTCGTACCCCGCGCCCGAGTCCGCGGTACGTGCGCTCGCCCGAGTCGTCGCGTACGCCGAATGGGCCGGTCGCCCACAGGGCGAGCACGCACACTACGACGATGTGCAGACCGCTCCCGCGCATGCGCTGCTCACCCGCACGCTCAAGGAGGAGCCGAAGGGTCGTGAACTCGATCTCGAGGAGACCCACGAACTCCTCGCGTACTACGGCATCGACCTGTGGACACGCCATCGGGTCGGTTCGCTCGACGAGGCGATCGCGGCGGGCCGAGAGCTGGACTGGGACGTCGTGCTCAAGGCGACCGCACCACATCTACGTACTCGTCCCGATCTCGCCCACGTCTGGCGCAACATCGACGACGAGGACGATATGCGCGACGCATGGGCGTTGCTCACCGAGATCATCGACGTCCCCGAGACCGCCGACTTCGTGGTCCAGCGCATGTCAGCGCCCGGTACGCCGATCTCGATCCGCGCCGTCGAGGACCCGCTGTTCGGGCCGCTCGTGTCGTTCGGCCTGTCCGGAGCGCCGAGCGAGCTGATGGGCGACCGGGCGTACCGGATTCCGCCGCTCACCGACGTCGACGCCGCAGCGATGGTGCGCGAGATCAAGTCAGCGCCGCTGCTGCTCGGCTACCGCGGCAGCGAACCCGCCGATGTCGCCGCGATCGAAGACCTGCTGCAGCGGGTGGCCGAGCTCAAGGACGAGCAACCCGAGCTCGCCACGCTGCACCTCGACCTCGTACTCGCCGGAGCCCACGGCACGACCGTCCTGAACGCCTCGGCGCGTACCGCGCCGTCCAACGACAACCGCAGCGAGTGGTTCGTACGCCGGATGAGCCGACCGGTCGGCCTCGGCGACACGATGCCGAGCTGA